A genomic window from Henningerozyma blattae CBS 6284 chromosome 3, complete genome includes:
- the UBX4 gene encoding Ubx4p (similar to Saccharomyces cerevisiae UBX4 (YMR067C); ancestral locus Anc_2.638): MPLQIQYDFKSFKSTPSPNEPLFKTLQSALSHFHLSNTQNNQWQLFHSTTPLPTDIPLRFLNLPSNTTLILRQTPSILQDQFQLIKIKFQIKLQNIQTSVVSMVNPEKPLNQVIDQVCNQLTPPLNPINATLQVFNKNYDSNQLKDFCLTSLGIKSSMVLRLTLQVQEQEQVQAPVQAPVQAPVQAPAQTPAQAQTKSSPPPLQVFVPSETPLSSEIQDNDTDYQLSLDHAMLYRNMLTKQSGISNGPLLTKRLRDLHSNKHTPPPIESCILRIRFPDRTHIEIQFNPSDTIELVYQKINPLLLPPHQTHFKLYIPHPYKHLPSDSQSTLIKDLKFNKKTLLLLQSSSPSPYLQTELMEQAKFLQEANDVKLDHQLMVTKETLSNSNPSNSNPSNSNPSNSNPSTTKSSLEPGKVPKWLKLSKK, translated from the coding sequence ATGCCCCTCCAGATACAATACGATTTCAAATCCTTCAAATCAACTCCCTCACCAAATGAACCTCTTTTCAAAACTCTACAATCCGCTCTTTCCCATTTCCATCTCTCCAATACACAAAACAATCAATGGCAATTGTTCCATTCCACAACCCCTCTGCCCACAGACATCCCCTTGAGATTCTTGAACTTGCCTTCAAACACAACTCTCATTTTAAGGCAAACTCCTTCCATCCTTCAAGACCAATTCCAAttgattaaaattaaattccaaatcaaattacaaaatatcCAAACTTCCGTAGTATCAATGGTTAATCCGGAAAAACCATTGAATCAAGTCATAGATCAAGTTTGTAATCAATTAACTCCACCTTTGAATCCAATTAATGCCACTTTACAAGTTTTTAACAAGAATTATGattcaaatcaattaaaagatttttgTTTGACTTCTTTGGGGATTAAATCTTCCATGGTTTTACGATTAACTCTACAAGTGCAAGAGCAAGAGCAAGTGCAAGCCCCAGTGCAAGCCCCAGTGCAAGCCCCAGTGCAAGCCCCAGCGCAAACCCCAGCGCAAGCCCAAACAAAATCATCCCCCCCACCTTTGCAAGTGTTTGTCCCCTCAGAAACTCCACTCTCTTCAGAAATTCAAGATAACGATACAGACTATCAACTTTCCCTAGATCATGCAATGCTTTATCGCAACATGTTAACAAAACAATCTGGTATTTCCAATGGTCCTCTTCTAACGAAAAGATTACGCGATTTACATTCAAATAAACACACCCCTCCACCCATTGAATCATGTATTTTACGTATAAGATTCCCCGATCGTACTCATATCGAAATCCAATTCAACCCATCAGATACAATAGAACTTgtttatcaaaaaattaaccCTTTACTCTTACCACCACATCAAACCCATTTTAAACTTTATATTCCTCATCCTTACAAACATCTCCCATCAGATTCACAATCAACCctaataaaagatttgaaatttaataaaaaaactttattactattacaaTCTTCATCTCCTTCACCTTATTTACAAACTGAATTAATGGAACAAGCCAAATTCTTACAAGAAGCTAATGATGTAAAATTGGATCATCAACTGATGGTGACAAAAGAAACTCTTTCAAATTCGAACccttcaaattcaaacccttcaaattcaaacccttcaaattcaaaccCTTCAACCACCAAATCTTCATTGGAACCAGGAAAAGTCCCCAAATGGTTAAAATTATCGAAAAAATAG
- the TBLA0C00805 gene encoding uncharacterized protein codes for MSQGTLYTNNSPRTIANEALISYLNLDISIVKTTNDEANFAKNFPLKKVPAFLGPKGFKLTEAISIAYYLTSFADEKTQAILAGTTPAEKSQILRWASFFNQDFFTSAVSVWLIQIGVFQFNKKSLDFHKAHVDQYSDYIEERLTTHTYFATEHISLADIFGVTAVSIIFGKVYGPAYSKKYPAITRWFKTVISSKILKAQFANFEYMKQDLVFVPPKKEKKAEKPKAEKKAEKKAEKPAAEAAPAPERKPKHPLEALGRPTFVLDEWKRQYSNEDTRPVALPWFWKHYNAEEYSIWRVDYKYNDELTLTFMSNNLIGGFFNRLSASTKYMFGCMTVYGENNNNGIIGAVMIRGQEHEPAFNVAPDWESYAYTKLDPTKEEDKEFINNMWAWDKPVMVNGEGKEIVDGKILK; via the exons atgtcCCAAGGTACTTTATATACCAATAATTCTCCAAGAACCATTGCTAATGAGGCTTTGATCtcttatttgaatttggatATTTCTATCGTTAAAACAACCAATGATGAAGCTAATTTTGCCAAGAACTTCCCATTAAAGAAAGTCCCAGCATTTCTAGGTCCTAAGGGTTTTAAATTAACTGAAGCTATTTCTATTGCTTATTATT taaCCTCTTTTGCTGATGAAAAGACTCAAGCTATCTTGGCTGGTACCACCCCGGCTGAAAAATCTCAAATTTTAAGATGGGCTTCTTTCTTTAACCAAGATTTCTTCACTTCTGCCGTGAGTGTTTGGTTAATTCAAATTGGTGTTTTCCAATTCAATAAGAAAAGCTTGGATTTCCACAAGGCTCATGTTGATCAATATTCTGattatattgaagaaaGATTAACAACTCATACTTATTTTGCTACTGAACATATCTCTCTAGCTGATATCTTCGGTGTTACGGCTGTTTCAATCATTTTTGGTAAAGTTTACGGTCCAGCTTATTCTAAAAAATACCCAGCTATTACTAGATGGTTTAAAACTGTTATTTCCTCCAAGATTTTGAAAGCTCAATTTGCCAACTTTGAGTACATGAAGCAAGATTTAGTTTTTGTCCCACCAAAGAAGGAAAAGAAGGCTGAAAAACCAAAAGCTGAAAAGAAGGCTGAAAAGAAGGCTGAAAAGCCAGCTGCTGAAGCTGCTCCAGCTCCAGAAAGAAAGCCAAAGCACCCATTAGAAGCTTTAGGTAGACCAACTTTCGTCTTGGACGAATGGAAGAGACAATACTCTAACGAAGATACCAGACCAGTTGCTTTGCCATGGTTCTGGAAACATTACAACGCCGAAGAATACTCCATCTGGAGAGTTGACTACAAATACAACGACGAATTGACTTTAACCTTCATGTCCAATAACTTGATCGGTGGTTTCTTCAACAGATTGTCTGCTTCTACTAAGTACATGTTTGGTTGTATGACTGTCTACGGtgaaaacaacaacaacgGTATCATTGGTGCTGTCATGATCAGAGGTCAAGAACATGAACCAGCTTTCAACGTTGCCCCAGATTGGGAATCTTACGCTTACACAAAGTTGGACCCAACTAAGgaagaagataaagaattcaTCAACAACATGTGGGCTTGGGACAAGCCAGTTATGGTCAACGGTGAAGGTAAGGAAATTGTTGACGGTAAGATCTTAAAATAA
- the GPA1 gene encoding guanine nucleotide-binding protein subunit alpha (similar to Saccharomyces cerevisiae GPA1 (YHR005C); ancestral locus Anc_2.643) gives MELILICIFGSRPDGGTRLRLTGKPQDDRHTYTRRSTYIHALKMGCNTSTLQDPGQELDPFLQSKHANDLIEGQLQAGGKAAQQEVKLLLLGAGESGKSTVLKQLRLLHHGGFSHQERRQYAQVLWADTVQSMRVLIVQARKLGISLECDDPGNSELCHAKQLVMRCQPLAHIDAAAAGGREFLSEYVVRYSERSERTRRAASTGRARALEDSNETGEQDNASSAIPELSQLAEAADPEAMFLRNTSTASSAQPAPAEVASAIQLLWGQDTGIAQCYARANEFQLEGSAAYYFAHALDFAQPDYACTDQDILQGRVKTTGITETEFHVGGAKLRVLDAGGQRSERRKWIHCFQDITAVCFVAAASEYDQALFEDARVNRMRESVMLFETLVNSKWFRDTPFILFLNKTDLFAQKIARSPLRAHFPEYTGRVGDVEAGLAFLESKFVSLARGTRAVYVRRTCATDRETMRFVLGAVTDMVVQQNLKRSGLL, from the coding sequence atggAATTGATATTGATCTGCATTTTCGGTTCTCGGCCAGACGGCGGAACGCGACTGCGACTGACGGGAAAACCACAGGACGATCGACATACATACACAAGACGATCGACATACATACACGCATTGAAAATGGGCTGTAATACAAGTACGTTGCAAGACCCTGGACAGGAGCTTGATCCATTTTTACAAAGCAAGCACGCCAACGATTTGATCGAGGGCCAACTACAGGCTGGAGGGAAGGCTGCACAACAAGAAGTCaagttgttgttgctgGGTGCCGGTGAGAGTGGTAAATCGACGGTATTGAAGCAATTGAGGTTATTGCATCATGGCGGGTTTTCGCATCAAGAGAGAAGACAGTATGCCCAAGTGTTGTGGGCAGACACCGTACAATCCATGAGAGTGTTGATAGTGCAAGCAAGAAAGCTGGGGATCTCGTTAGAATGCGACGATCCGGGGAACTCCGAATTGTGCCATGCCAAACAGCTGGTGATGAGGTGTCAACCGTTGGCACACATCGATGCAGCTGCAGCAGGAGGCCGGGAATTTCTCAGCGAATACGTAGTGAGGTATAGTGAGCGTAGTGAACGCACAAGAAGAGCCGCCAGCACTGGTCGAGCAAGAGCCCTGGAGGATTCCAACGAGACTGGGGAACAAGACAACGCCTCCTCGGCCATTCCTGAACTATCGCAACTGGCCGAAGCTGCTGATCCAGAAGCCATGTTTTTGCGTAACACCTCCACGGCCTCTTCCGCCCAGCCTGCACCCGCGGAAGTCGCCTCGGCAATTCAATTACTATGGGGACAAGACACTGGCATAGCTCAATGCTATGCTCGTGCCAACGAGTTCCAACTAGAGGGCAGTGCTGCCTACTATTTTGCCCATGCGCTGGATTTTGCCCAGCCAGATTACGCATGTACAGACCAGGATATCCTACAAGGCCGTGTCAAGACCACCGGCATCACCGAGACTGAGTTCCATGTAGGTGGAGCCAAATTGCGTGTCTTGGATGCCGGTGGTCAGAGGTCAGAAAGACGCAAATGGATCCACTGTTTCCAAGACATCACGGCAGTATGTTTTGTGGCAGCAGCAAGCGAATACGACCAGGCCTTGTTTGAAGATGCCCGTGTCAACCGGATGCGTGAGAGTGTGATGCTTTTTGAGACGCTGGTGAATTCGAAATGGTTCCGGGACACACCGTTTATCTTGTTTCTGAACAAGACGGACCTGTTTGCACAGAAGATAGCCAGAAGTCCACTACGAGCCCATTTCCCGGAATACACAGGTCGTGTGGGCGACGTGGAGGCAGGCCTTGCGTTTCTGGAGAGCAAGTTTGTGTCGTTGGCCAGGGGGACACGTGCAGTGTATGTGCGGCGCACGTGTGCCACGGACCGGGAGACGATGCGGTTTGTGCTGGGGGCTGTGACGGATATGGTTGTGCAGCAGAATTTGAAGCGGAGTGGGTTGCTGTAG
- the CYT2 gene encoding cytochrome c1 heme lyase CYT2 (similar to Saccharomyces cerevisiae CYT2 (YKL087C); ancestral locus Anc_2.644), whose protein sequence is MSDESKCPVSPEARQAWLDANANATATATTTTTTLDAHREISSIPRTDSHSNWIYPSEKQFYDAMVRKNWNPSPHDMQTVVPIHNSVNERVWNYIRRWEAPTNQSLTLSTFKGNSKKLTPRAWMRYHLMGLSKPFDRHDWTIDNHGVQYDYVIDFYAEQEGVVLDVRPKLNSWHGWALRLARAMGFGRAE, encoded by the coding sequence ATGTCTGATGAGTCAAAATGTCCTGTAAGTCCAGAAGCCAGACAAGCATGGTTGGATGCAAACGCAAACGCAACCGCAACCGCAACCACAACCACAACCACCCTAGACGCCCATCGTGAAATATCCTCCATCCCCCGTACTGACTCCCACTCAAACTGGATCTACCCTTCCGAAAAACAATTCTACGACGCCATGGTCCGCAAAAATTGGAACCCTTCTCCACATGACATGCAGACCGTCGTCCCCATCCACAATTCCGTCAACGAAAGAGTTTGGAATTACATTCGTAGATGGGAAGCCCCCACGAACCAATCCCTGACCCTCTCCACTTTCAAAGGaaattccaaaaaattaacCCCCAGAGCTTGGATGAGATACCATCTCATGGGTCTATCAAAACCCTTTGATAGACATGATTGGACCATAGATAATCACGGTGTCCAGTACGATTATGTAATAGACTTCTACGCGGAACAAGAAGGCGTCGTGTTGGATGTTAGACCCAAGTTGAACAGTTGGCATGGCTGGGCACTTAGATTGGCGCGTGCCATGGGCTTTGGCCGAGCCGAATAG
- the HOT13 gene encoding Hot13p, producing the protein MLQVHGKLLDNNTRCHHWHSPLDIIALKFKCCNQFWACYQCHQELANHPPQRFDIHSTPQENVILCGLCNTQMTFQQYSATLSCPHCHSKFNPGCKLHYHLYFINSCER; encoded by the coding sequence ATGCTCCAAGTACACGGCAAACTACTAGACAACAACACTCGCTGTCACCATTGGCATTCACCCTTGGATATCATCGCtttgaaattcaaatgttGTAACCAATTCTGGGCCTGCTACCAATGCCACCAAGAACTCGCAAACCATCCTCCACAGCGATTCGACATCCATTCCACTCCTCAAGAAAACGTAATCCTCTGTGGCCTCTGTAACACCCAAATGACCTTCCAGCAATACTCGGCCACCCTTTCATGTCCTCACTGTCATTCCAAATTCAATCCTGGTTGTAAACTCCATTACCACTTATATTTCATAAACTCGTGCGAGCGTTAA
- the TBLA0C00820 gene encoding uncharacterized protein (similar to Saccharomyces cerevisiae TEF4 (YKL081W); ancestral locus Anc_2.635) produces the protein MSQGTLYVGQSPRSTAVEALVSYLNLDVSIVNVETAQAEFAKNFPLKKVPSFLGPKGFKLPESIAIAYHLISFADEKTQAILAGATQAEKSQILRWVAFFNQDFSSAAVGAWLILIGKNQFNKKALDDFKANVDKYATFVEERLSTHTYLATEHVSLADMVASATFSTLFGKVYGPDFAKKFPAITRWFKTIIASAPLKSKFTNFEFLKQDLVFVPPKKEKKAEKPKAEKKAEKKAEKPAAEAAPAPEKKPKHPLEALGRPTFVLDEWKRQYSNEDTRPVALPWFWKHYNAEEYSIWRVDYKYNDELTLTFMSNNLIGGFFNRLSASTKYMFGCMTVYGENNNNGIIGAVMIRGQEHEPAFNVAPDWESYAYTKLDPTKEEDKEFINNMWAWDKPVMVNGEGKEIVDGKVLK, from the exons atgtcCCAAGGTACTTTGTATGTCGGCCAATCTCCAAGATCCACTGCTGTTGAAGCTTTGGTTTCCTATTTAAACTTGGATGTTTCCATCGTTAACGTTGAAACTGCTCAAGCTGAATTCGCCAAGAACTTCCCATTGAAGAAAGTCCCATCTTTCTTGGGTCCAAAGGGTTTTAAATTACCAGAATCCATTGCCATCGCTTATCATT TGATCTCTTTTGCTGATGAAAAGACTCAAGCTATCTTGGCCGGTGCCACTCAAGCTGAAAAATCTCAAATCTTAAGATGGGTTGCCTTCTTCAACCAAGATTTCTCATCTGCTGCTGTTGGTGCTTGGTTAATCTTAATTGGTAAGAACCAATTCAACAAGAAGGCTTTGGATGACTTCAAAGCTAATGTCGATAAATACGCCACCTTTGTTGAAGAAAGATTATCCACCCATACTTACCTTGCTACCGAACACGTTTCTTTAGCCGATATGGTTGCTTCTGCTACTTTCTCCACCCTTTTCGGTAAAGTTTACGGTCCAGATTTCGCCAAGAAATTCCCAGCTATTACCAGATGGTTCAAGACTATCATTGCTTCTGCTCCATTGAAGTCTAAATTCACTAACTTTGAATTCTTGAAACAAGATTTAGTTTTTGTCCCACCAAAGAAGGAAAAGAAGGCTGAAAAACCAAAAGCTGAAAAGAAGGCTGAAAAGAAGGCTGAAAAGCCAGCTGCTGAAGCTGCTCCAGCTCCAGAAAAGAAGCCAAAGCACCCATTAGAAGCTTTAGGTAGACCAACTTTCGTCTTGGACGAATGGAAGAGACAATACTCTAACGAAGATACCAGACCAGTTGCTTTGCCATGGTTCTGGAAACATTACAACGCCGAAGAATACTCCATCTGGAGAGTTGACTACAAATACAACGACGAATTGACTTTAACCTTCATGTCCAATAACTTGATCGGTGGTTTCTTCAACAGATTGTCTGCTTCTACTAAGTACATGTTTGGTTGTATGACTGTCTACGGtgaaaacaacaacaacgGTATCATTGGTGCTGTCATGATCAGAGGTCAAGAACATGAACCAGCTTTCAACGTTGCCCCAGATTGGGAATCTTACGCTTACACAAAGTTGGACCCAACTAAGgaagaagataaagaattcaTCAACAACATGTGGGCTTGGGACAAGCCAGTTATGGTCAACGGTGAAGGTAAGGAAATTGTTGACGGTAAGGTCTTAAAATAA
- the CAB3 gene encoding phosphopantothenoylcysteine decarboxylase complex subunit CAB3 (similar to Saccharomyces cerevisiae YKL088W; ancestral locus Anc_2.646) — MISSEQSKETSRPRQGSAPTIQFNHQSQSNTSAANIIPQPVSILTSRNSSLTSTNKSNNGGNSGIGPTSPNGSTTNTTPKTNKMSSSSITDLHNYKMNCTSPNVTLLNTSSNANNKSSSTTNLMNINIVNPASNLAGNPSTNPSSWVPYECKNNGGTVVSFTSDDPKKKQPHHRYSISSKPSKNTTNSSSNATSPNNSFTDLSNLPSNNNVNISPNTNLSLNSISISSTTPEIYPHIIDKVLNSTSSATATTSNLSDDFELNSCSKDLSNNKLDMNTVFKDNTSINDKGNNDEDEVDKNSIVHMPGDFVYFDMKKSTLEETTQTNKNKVCTTSVVIPSTTAATTTTTVTTAKQLHGTNMNSNKRKVIQPPESQIPFMEYFTKEDDRKIHILIAASGSVATIKVPMIIDKLFKIYTPEKVSIQLIVTKPAEHFLRGLKLSTHVKIWREEDEWSHSKKITDPILHHELRKWADIFVIAPLSANTLAKMANGICNNLLTSVFIGWPTSVPILAAPAMNTFMYCNPMTKKHLRILEEDYTFITILRPVEKVLVCGDIGMGGMREWNEIVEIIRGKILEIKKLRESEGDENIIDIPEDNEDDTADVECDDENEDDDSDVVDEPDSEDDDDESDDDDDESDIETHSLNVVNIGND, encoded by the coding sequence ATGATAAGTTCTGAACAATCTAAAGAAACTAGTCGTCCAAGACAAGGAAGTGCACCTACTATTCAATTTAATCATCAAAGTCAATCCAATACAAGTGCAGCCAACATCATTCCTCAGCCAGTTTCAATATTAACATCAAGAAATAGTTCTTTAACTAGTactaataaatcaaataatggTGGGAATAGTGGGATAGGACCGACTTCACCTAATGGAAGCACGACAAATACGACTCCGAAGACAAATAAAATGAGCTCATCAAGCATTACGGATTTACACAACTATAAAATGAACTGTACAAGTCCAAATGTAACTTTACTAAACACATCATCGAATGCTAATAACAAGAGTAGTTCTACtacaaatttaatgaatattaatattgtaaaCCCTGCTTCAAATTTAGCAGGAAATCCTTCTACAAATCCATCAAGTTGGGTACCTTATGaatgtaaaaataatggtgGTACAGTAGTATCTTTTACTTCCGATGATCCCAAGAAAAAACAGCCACATCATAgatattcaatttcttccaaGCCAAGTAAAAATACAACTAATTCCTCTTCGAATGCTACATCGCCAAATAATAGCTTTACAGACCTTTCTAACTTGccatcaaataataatgtcaACATAAGTCCGAATACCAATTTAAGTTTAAATTCGATATCAATATCAAGCACGACACCAGAAATATATCCACATATAATAGataaagttttaaattctaCTAGTTCAGCAACAGCAACGACGAGTAATTTGAGTgatgattttgaattgaataGTTGTAGTAaagatttatcaaataataaactgGATATGAATACAGTATTTAAGGATAATACATCTATAAACGATAAAGGCAATAATGACGAAGATGAAgttgataaaaattctattgTACATATGCCTGGtgattttgtttattttgatatgaaaaaatcaacTTTAGAAGAAACTAcacaaacaaataaaaataaagtatgTACTACATCAGTAGTAATACCATCTACTACTGCTGCGACTACCACAACAACGGTAACAACCGCAAAACAGTTGCATGGAACAAATAtgaattctaataaaagaaaagttaTTCAACCACCGGAATCTCAGATTCCGTTTATGGAATATTTTACCAAAGAAGATGATagaaaaattcatattttaataGCTGCATCAGGATCTGTAGCCACAATAAAAGTTCCCATGATTATTGATAaactatttaaaatttatacaCCAGAAAAAGTctcaattcaattaattgttACAAAACCTGCGGAACATTTTTTGAGAGGTCTAAAATTATCAACACATGTAAAGATTTGGAGAGAGGAAGACGAATGGTCACATAGTAAGAAAATCACCGATCCAATATTACATCATGAATTAAGAAAATGGGCGGATATATTTGTCATTGCACCATTATCAGCAAACACATTAGCTAAAATGGCGAACGGGATTTGCAATAATCTATTGACATCTGTTTTCATTGGATGGCCAACCAGTGTGCCTATATTGGCAGCACCTGCAATGAATACGTTTATGTATTGTAATCCAATGACGAAAAAACATCTAAGGATTCTTGAAGAGGATTATACATTTATTACGATATTGAGACCTGTTGAAAAAGTTCTAGTTTGTGGTGATATTGGTATGGGTGGTATGAGAGAATGGAATGAAATTGTTGAGATTATTCGTGGGAAAATTTTGGAGATTAAAAAACTACGAGAAAGTGAAGGTGATGagaatataattgatattccagaggataatgaagatgatactGCAGATGTGGAATGTGATGATGagaatgaagatgatgatagtGATGTTGTTGACGAGCCCGATTCTGAagatgacgatgatgagagcgatgatgatgatgatgagaGCGATATCGAAACGCACTCTTTGAATGTCGTGAACATTGGTAACGACTAA
- the TIM10 gene encoding protein transporter TIM10 (similar to Saccharomyces cerevisiae MRS11 (YHR005C-A); ancestral locus Anc_2.645) → MSFLGFGASQPQLTSEQKISAAETELDLVTDMFNRLVNNCHQKCIDRSNYSAGDLNKNESACLDRCVAKYFETNVKVGENMQKMGQNFSAGGRF, encoded by the coding sequence ATGTCATTTTTAGGGTTTGGTGCTTCTCAACCACAATTAACTTCTGAACAAAAGATTAGTGCGGCAGAGACCGAATTGGATCTTGTTACGGATATGTTCAACCGTCTGGTCAACAATTGCCATCAGAAGTGTATTGATAGGAGTAATTATAGCGCGGGTGATTTGAACAAGAACGAATCTGCGTGTTTGGACCGTTGTGTTGCCAAGTACTTTGAAACGAATGTGAAAGTTGGTGAGAACATGCAAAAGATGGGACAAAACTTTTCTGCCGGTGGGAGATTTTAA
- the MDH1 gene encoding malate dehydrogenase MDH1 (similar to Saccharomyces cerevisiae MDH1 (YKL085W); ancestral locus Anc_2.641) — MFRLVAKRSFSSTSTNLRKVAVLGAAGGIGQPLSLLLKLNPRVTDLRLYDLKGATGVAADLSHIPTNSVVNGYTPENDGLSTALKDAELVVIPAGVPRKPGMSRDDLFSINAGIVRDLATAAANNCPNASILVISNPVNSTVPVVAQTFRKLGVYNPRKLFGVTTLDSVRASRFISELQNTDPTKEFVSIIGGHSGITIIPLLSQTKYSEEITPEQRDALVNRIQFGGDEVVKAKNGAGSATLSMAYAGSRFANSVMAGLDGESDVVEAAFVESPLFKDEGIEFFASQITLGKDGVERIGELGPLNEYEKGLLEVCKETLKKNIKKGEDFINNA; from the coding sequence ATGTTCAGACTAGTAGCTAAAAGATCCTTCTCCTCTACCTCCACCAATCTACGTAAAGTCGCCGTGCTCGGTGCTGCAGGCGGTATTGGTCAGCCACTATCTCTTCTATTAAAACTAAACCCAAGAGTCACCGATTTGCGTCTATACGATTTGAAAGGTGCCACCGGTGTCGCTGCTGATTTATCCCATATCCCCACAAACTCCGTCGTCAACGGTTACACTCCAGAAAATGACGGACTGTCCACTGCTTTGAAAGACGCAGAACTAGTGGTCATCCCAGCAGGTGTCCCACGTAAACCAGGTATGTCAAGAGACGACTTGTTCTCCATCAATGCCGGGATCGTCCGTGATTTGGCCACTGCCGCTGCAAACAATTGTCCCAACGCCTCCATCTTGGTCATCTCCAACCCTGTCAACTCGACAGTCCCAGTAGTCGCCCAAACTTTCCGTAAATTGGGTGTCTACAACCCACGGAAATTGTTCGGTGTCACCACTTTGGACTCTGTCCGTGCTTCTCGTTTCATTTCCGAATTACAAAATACTGATCCAACAAAGGAATTTGTCTCCATCATCGGCGGCCATTCCGGTATCACCATCATCCCATTATTATCTCAAACCAAATACAGCGAAGAGATCACGCCAGAACAACGTGACGCTCTGGTCAACCGTATTCAATTCGGTGGTGACGAAGTTGTCAAGGCCAAGAACGGTGCAGGTTCCGCCACTCTATCCATGGCTTATGCCGGTTCGCGTTTTGCCAATTCCGTCATGGCTGGTCTTGACGGCGAATCCGACGTCGTCGAAGCCGCCTTTGTCGAATCCCCATTGTTCAAAGATGAAGGTATCGAGTTTTTCGCCTCGCAAATTACTTTGGGCAAAGACGGTGTCGAAAGGATTGGTGAATTGGGTCCTTTGAACGAATATGAAAAGGGTCTCTTGGAAGTTTGCAAAGAAACTTTGAAGAAGAACATTAAAAAGGGTGAggattttataaataatgcCTAG